From the genome of Paraburkholderia aromaticivorans, one region includes:
- a CDS encoding EscU/YscU/HrcU family type III secretion system export apparatus switch protein encodes MSRKHRRSAAALVYDAQSSDPAPRVIAKGYGLLAEMIVQRAKEAGLYVHEAPEMVSLLMQVDLDARIPPQLYQAVAELLAWLHRLESGAESEPAQGANAGAQDVIDVVATEVEGGTAAR; translated from the coding sequence ATGAGCCGCAAACATCGCCGCAGCGCGGCCGCGCTCGTCTACGACGCCCAAAGCAGCGACCCCGCGCCGCGCGTAATCGCCAAAGGCTATGGCTTGCTGGCCGAGATGATCGTGCAGCGGGCCAAGGAAGCTGGCCTGTACGTGCACGAAGCGCCTGAAATGGTCTCCTTGCTGATGCAGGTCGACCTCGACGCGCGGATTCCGCCGCAGCTTTATCAGGCAGTGGCGGAGTTGCTCGCGTGGCTGCATCGGCTGGAAAGCGGCGCCGAGAGCGAACCGGCGCAAGGCGCGAACGCCGGCGCGCAGGACGTGATCGACGTGGTGGCGACCGAGGTGGAAGGCGGCACCGCGGCGCGCTGA